The Hyla sarda isolate aHylSar1 chromosome 2, aHylSar1.hap1, whole genome shotgun sequence genome includes the window AAattgccaaagtccaaaatagcgcattttgatcactttttataccacaaaaaagttaatgaaaagtgatcaaaaagtctgatcagaacaaaaatggtatcgctaaaaacttcagatgacggcgcaaaaaattagtcctcaaagcgccctgaacacagaaaaataaaaaagttataggggtcagaagatgaccattttaaacgtataaattttcctgcatgtattcatgatttttttcggaagtgatacaaattcaaacctatacaagtagggtatcattttaatcgaatggacctacagaataaagattaggtatcatttttgacaaaaaatgtactgcgtaaaaaaagaagcccccaaaacttacaaaatagtgttttttcatcaattttgtcgcacattgattttttttcccgtttcaccgtagatttttgggtaaaatgactaatgtcattacaaagtagaattagtgacgcaaacattaagccattatatataattttaggtgaaaacttttaagagttatgatcttttaaagttaaggaggaaaaattgaaaatgaaaaaacggaaaaagcccgggtccttaaggggttaaggagagcactggaaaaatgcagagtctaagatgtttgttctgcagatgaagagagatgaagttttggctggagaAGATATCATGGCGATCTGAGTCAGacggggaagaaaaggaaagaggacgacgctgatcagaaaagacgtgacCTGTGAGTTCCTGCATGTAGCTGTAAACACTTATAtggggtatatatcctgtgtacagctggtatataatctctatatggtcccgtatatataatcttttttgcgtgcgtaaggtggggagggggcttccatttctattttgcttggggcccccaaattccttcaaacggccctgacaaCACCCCAACCCGAGCAACCACCCCCCGCTCCCCGGCGCACGCCCCCGCCCGTTCACCCACCCTGCTGGGGATctgtgcagctgctgctcctgtcacagtgTCACTGCACAGGGAGGATCTGTCTGGAGGATGCTTTAGCTGGACTGGAGAACGCGTAGGGACAGGtaaggtgactggagtagacgtgcgtgcctgcgcggggcacgtcgactcccatcagcccctggcctgtccggccctgccgtacttcttcaGGGGCCCGTACCCTAGAAAGAGCAGGcaatagtcctgcgggcccccccaGACaggggtcagtgagtgacagtcactcactgacaagctggtaaaaaaaaagataaaggtccagggacgtccgggcctcctgaagctccgggccccatacaagtgtatgggttgtacccccctgatggcggccccagtacctccagcttttgcaaaactacaatgcccagcatacatggtctgtcagtgcatgttgggagttgtagttttacaacagctggaggcacactggttgcaaaacactgagttaggtaacaaatccTAACCCAATGTTTCGCaacctatgtgcctccagctgttgcaaaactaaaactctcagcgtgCACTGACAGGCAAaagcatgctggtagtggtagatgtgcctccagctgttgcaaaactacaactcccagcatgccctttggctgtgcatgctgggagttgttgctaagcaacagcaggaggaaaggcctcacctcctgctgctgctgtcatTTTCTCGCCGTTGATCATCGCCGCCAGTTCTGGGGCCCGCAATACCGCTACTGACGCCAGGGATTGGGGGGCCCCTTCTGCTGGTGTCACCTCCCGACACCCTCtctcgccctccggaagaggagcGGAGTGGGTGCCGTCATTGTCACCCCCAGCAGGAGTCCTTATTCACGTGCAGGTAACGGTAGCAGCCCTGATTCGATGGCAGGCACCCTGTTCTGTTCACCGCCAGATTACCGGTGGTGAAGAGAAACacagagggcatacaggtacgctcttggtcctggtggggttaaaCAGACCATGAACTTTGttactaatataaaaaaaaatttaaaaacacggAAGCATTTTATTCGTTTTATTAATATTAACATGCAAAGCAACACAAGATATATAGAAGACATCTTCTTCTTTTCTCATACTCCGTCATCATGTATTGAACTGCAATGTTCggcacacaggaggaggctcaggtaCAACAGCAAAAGAACTTTGCACAATGAACGACGAGGAAGATAATGATGAGTACTGGAATACTTATCAAAATGTTCTTCATGACAAATATAGCATCAGGATCGCTGAACTTACGTTTTTTCAGAGGATCTCTTTGCACAGACAACTTAAAGCCGGCCGTCAGTTTCCCCTGCAGCCAGCAATAGTAGGTTCCTGCGTCACTGTACTGGATGGAGCGAAAGTTCAGATGGCCTCCATGATCAATGAAGACTCTCATAGACTTTTTAGCACCAATTAGATTCTCTGTGAGATAAAGTCGCTCATTATCTTTGTCCCAGGCCACCGCATGTTCCGGCCTTACTCCTGGACAAGAAATACTCATTCTGCTGCCCATTGTTTGAGTATGAATCTCCATTGGTACCTTAGAGATCCATGGGATGTAATCTTTAAGCTTTCCTATAGTGTGCATCAGAGTGCTCAACATGCCCATAACTCCCTTCTTCCGCACATGACATTTAGTCATGCAGCTCCGGATCATGATCTCTGGTCTTCGCTTGGAGAGCAATTTCTTGAATTTGAGTGGAACGGCTTCTGAGCCACATGAAGACACATCATTTTTGTTTGCATGAAATCTGGGGTTGAGGTAGGAACTATTGACATAGCACAGGCCAATGCTCCTTTGTTCCCCTCTGACATCACATCGGTCACACACTGTCCAATCCGAAAAAGTGGTGAAGGCCACAAAGTATTTGTTTTTCAGATGTGGCTGTGGCTTGCCATCTTTCTCTACAAAAGATACAAGGGCATCCTTGGAGTCCTGAATGTCAACATTGTATCCATAAAAGAAGTGTCCATCCTGTGTGCCGCATAGATAATTTCCGGAATTTTCTATTTGTGCCTTATGTACAATAAGGTTGAACATCCGGATAGTGAACTTTAAAGAGGTATCATAAGCGTCCCGAACATTTTCTACATCGAGTTGCACCGTACCTTTGAAGTCTGTGAGGACCATGGGCTTGTCTCCGCTCTTCTTCTGGTAGTACCATACCACGTACTTTGTTTCCTCAGGCTTGCATTGGCAAGGAAGTTCAATTGTCACGTCAGACAGATAAGCAGCCGTTTCAAACAGGAGGTATGCCGGGCATTTTGTAGAGCTGAGTATGTCGTCATCTTTCGCAATAGTGGTTGAGCTGCTTGCAGGAATGAAATAAAGCAAGAAAATGGCAGCTACAAAAGCGAGAAGAGGACAATATCGAAGCATCATCTTCAGGTAGAAGAGTAGCAGTCTAATCGTATGCAAGATAAAGCATCAAGTGGGATCATTTGTTGACTGCTATCGGTATAACCTGAGAGACACCACCGTGTCATGATGATGTCACTTCCTTAAGATTCTAAGTTCTATTGCATGTCTCCTAAGGAGTTGATCTGCTTTAGTCAATACCTTTTTGTTAGAAAAGTTgtccagggttaaaaaaaatcgtGGCTGCTTTCTGCCAAAAAAAGCATCACAGtattggggagattcatcaaaacttgtgcagaggaaaagttgcccagttgcccatagcaaccaatcagatcgcttctttcatttttaacaaggcctctgcagagAATCTGGccatcttttcctttgcacaggttttgataaatctccccctatatgtgtctGGTTGAGCACAATCCACCATAAGGCGGCCTTCACACACGACAgtttctattttgtttttttatactgcACTGCAGCTATTGAGCCAAGGCCAGCAGTGGATCCAGTGGGAAGGAGAAGTACAAGTCCtttctttttatttctcattCCTTTAGAATACACTTTGGGGCTTAACCACTGCAGGGgcagtttaaaaagaaaagaatagaaACTACTGTGCGTCATGGCAGGCTTATGGAGCAaaattgcaataccagacacagcctatcgtcaggtgtggtgctgtgtctggAATAGTAAGAGTTTTAGTCTGGGAGCAGCCAGAAAACCACAGgatgggaaacactaatctacaAAGTGCAACTGCTATTCCAAGCTGTCAGTGAATGAaggtagttgtagttttccaacacctGGAGAGTCAAAGGTTGGGGGACACTGATCTAAGCAAACTTCTGCAagctaaatacagtgaccccccgacctacgatggccccgacatacaatcatttcaacatatgatggcctctcagaggcagcatcaagatacaatgcttttgtatgttggggccatcgcataaacggctatccggcagcacagactgcttcagctgccaccggatagccgtttacggtgccctgtgtggtccgctgacgatcacttacctgtcctcggggctccggcttgtcctcttcgggatcccctgcatcgtcggcgctcttcatcgtcgtcatcacgtcactgcgcatgccgtcccgtcatccaataggagctgggtgcgtagcgacgtgatggcggcggcggagagcgcggatgccggggaagcagaggccttgccggagcgtcagggacaccctggggacacggcgacagcgatggaaggcgacatccagggcagcggtgacgagcggtgatggtctggagcggcggggacaggtgcgtacaacctccaataccagtggtcttcaacctgcggacctccagatgttgcaaaactacaactcccagcatgcccggacagcctttggctgtccgggcatgctgggtgttgtagttttgcaacatctggaggtcggcaggttgtagaccactgtcctatactttacattgcacggatccctcaacatgcgatggttgcaacaaacgatggtccatttggaacggattaccatcgtatgttgagggaccactgtatatcaatTGCATAAAGCTTTTTTGTGTCTTAATAGTCtgctaaaatatataaaatatatcagtGTTGGTAAAATGTATCAGCCCGGCATGCAGTCTGTCCTAATCACCAATGGCTGACTACTACATTGTAGCAAAACCACAGCAACTAGAAGAATTCCTTCTGCATGGAGAATTGTACACAAAAAACATTTGGGTAAATAGTCAAATGTGGTGAAGGGGTGGTGCTGGTGATAATGTAGGGTACATCGGTGttaacccttagttggcatgacgccagggtgaggtttcctcaatgtaatagtcctaccgccaaccgtcccacaaacggcagggagaaataacggaatgtccacagaaggttttatgaagtaaacttgaagtaactttactgtatattttatgcaacggcatggaacataacagtctttgagagagaaaaccgtggtacaggttcctcacaggtttgctgggactccgggatcaatgagctttgatgctagccactgtgctactatttttaggagatttgagttgCTAGTAGTCACACAAAATTCAGTAAACTGGGCTTGGATAACTCACGTTTTTTGTGGCTGCTAggtattaggcttcaggcctagcttgaattgatgctgatgagatgattAGATGATTAGATGATGAGATGGGCCTGCTTTCATGTACAGGTCTCAAGAGAGTAGgcttaagagagagaatttagtggttgcagccccttatatatcaagggggtgggacaaagctcattggtgagcagaacctgtcagtcctgacccagtgaactctgggtatcacatgacccaaaggtccttaaaccataatacaatttatttacaggcacgtgacctctaaggtcctatacagaggtattcctataaaacctattaaacatatatattttttgattaaataccatttatatgaggtgactaggggttagtcctaaaggagagccctattgtcatggaggggctctggctgaggggactttagactaagggacaggaccaagtcctgttccgggacaccacacaaagaCGTGTCATTAGGGCTCTTTATTTTGTTAACTTTGCCTCATTTTCAGAAGGGTGTTTGGccttttgaaaatttggggcaaataacaaaaataacacGATCATGGCCTCTAAGTGCAATAGCAGCACAATGACTGGCAGCACCAGAAGAACCAGGACCAAGAAAAATTATTCTGGGTGTCAAAAGTGAAGTTCTTCGAagcctggaagcctgtgctagcatttctcctgctatcagtgtgtgaaaagtgggagaagagggttgcattgacaatccaacacaatgggcagcacattgaacacattttataggtggtcagaaacttgtaaataactcatgaaagaataaagttacattaaaaccaagcacatcattgtttttttgtgaaattcccaataagtttgatgtgtcacatgaccctcttcctattgaaaaaaactaaagttggattcaaaatgtctgacttcaaaatggccgccatggtcaccatccatcttgaaaagttccccccctcacatatactaatgtgctacaaacaggaagttaatatcaccaaccattcccattttattaaggtgtatccatatagatggcccaccctgtatttctgtttccttctagaccagtatcctgatcacacggtggagtgtgcccactGGCTGGAAGTCTATTTGGAGGTAATATTGTTTTCCCTTCATGTTCggagtggggagtctagtttgttctttctatgtttccagtgtgaacagtattctatgtttcctgatctgtttagtgttttacattcagttcatctgttcatcccctggtTTCTGCTATATACTTGTtctatatctagtcttgttcatttattcatttgCCGTTTATCCTGATTCcgatttctgaactgtatgttagtacgctATATCATGCCCTGTTTGTTTATATCGTGTCTGATTTATCTGCTTGTTGGGTTGTGTTCCCGACTATGTACAGTCGGCTGCCTATTTTACCTATAGGCAGAGTAGACCCTGGATCAACAGGTGCAATGATCAAACAGCACACCTTCATCCATCCGTATCCTGAAAATATAGCTAGTGCAGAGATAACAAAAATCTGGTATTAGATTATTTACTATATTATCATAAGAGTCACTAGTTTTTGAATATGTCCCTCAGTGTTTATTTATTCCCCCCACAGTCCCAATATTTTTCATTCTACTATTTGCAGGTATttgttgccaaaaaaaaaaacagtgtcctaTTTATCTGCATGGCTAACCAAATTGTATAAATCCATAATTCTGTGTTGGTTTGGTTTTCTGCTATGATCTGACAATCATTATCTTATCGCTAGTATAACATTTCCCCCCACAAGGAAAGTTATTATCTTGCTGAATACAAAACGCTAGAGCGGAGTTAGGCAAAAGAGATAAGCCGCCATCTCCATTAGTAGGCATGAAAAGCATGATCAGGATGGAGTATTTAAAGACGATGTGTCCACAAGGCATACCGCATTGACCGCATTGACCGCATTGACCGCATTGACCGCATCCCCGCCACCATGTCAACCCAGCCTCAGGAAATGGATCTGTTCTGCCTCTGATAATAAtcctaatttattttattatttttatttaattattttttacagaACCTGAGAGCATGGAATTAACCCCTGCCTTTTGTCTATCACCCCCAGTTGTGTTCCTTTTGCTGAATCTGTAAGGCTAGTTTTATTTTCCacacaggctcaaaaactgcagtggcagatgtccaaaaactaaaaaaaacaccagaaaaaaatagTGTGGAAACCTAGCGTAACAGAGATTTGCATATCCCATGCACTGTCTGTATGACTACACATTAGGAAGCTTGTAGCTATGTtcaacatacagtgacccccccgacctacgatggccccgacatacgagcaattcaagatacgatggccatcgcatgttgaacgcagcatcaacatacaatacttttgtttgtcggggccatcacataaacggctatccggcagcgccgactgcttcagctaccaccggatagctgcttacgatgccccgtgtggtccgctgacaatcacttacctgtcctcggggctccggcgcgtcctcttcaggatcccctgcatcatcggcgctctcctccaacgtcatcacgttgctgcacgccttcccgtcatccaatagaagcggcgtgcatagcgacgtgatggcggcgacagagagcgaggatgccggggaagcagaggccttgccggagcgtcggggacaccccggggacgcagtgacagcgatggacggcgacatccagggcagtggtgacgagcggtgatggtccggagtggcggggacaggtgagtacaacctccaataccagtggtcttcaacctgcggacctccagatgttgcaaaactacaccttgtagttttgcaacatctggaggtccgcaggttgtagaccactgtcctatactttacattgcacggatccctcaacatatgatggtttcaacaaacgatggtccatttggaacggattaccatcgtatgttgagggaccactgtatttttacttatgttataaataaaataaaaagtcacgTTCTTTCACTTGCATTTCCTGTGTCTCTTTGTATAAGAcgtctttaaaagaaaaaaattttatcACTCGGAAACAAAATACAATGAATACCATGAAAAATTATCCTGAAGATAAATAATTGGGgttatacagtgtttcccaaccagcgaaaTTTCCGCACCAATTGCGCTTCtgcttccttgggtggtttctggcttgtgcggatcccatagaagtccattgggctttcatttgaggcgcaATTCTGCAAATTCcacctgtgtgaatagaccctaaggctgtgTGCACACTGCTGCCGCTCAACTCCGGTAATGTGAACAGACTTTTCTAGTGCACCTCTGAACGGAGCGCAACGCTAAAGTGAACTCAGCCGTAGAAGAAGCAAATTAACAATATTAGGAAATAGAAAACATAGAAATGAACATATTAGTTCTATTGTGTCAACAGAACCTGACCTGCAGCTGCTCTACCTGCCtcactccactgcctcagcgtttggaacattttgttgcgaacgctgggtgcgggctgtggggggggttgtgacatcacggccaagccccttatgatgtcacaccacaccccttcaatgtaagtggagtaccccttaaggatctattcacacgtacagtattctgtgcagatttgatgcgcaggatttgaagctgtgttcagtcattgagtttacattgaaatctgcagcagaaaatcctgcgcatcaaatctgcgaatgaaatctgcacagaatactgtatgtgtgaatagacccttaaagggtaactcccaccatccctttttttcccctctctgtccctgcctatttcccatctatccctaacctcctccctgcctaatttttttttttttactatataaaaaatgcagttttgtctgcctggtagcgtgctcactaccaggcagacttccccagcaggcaccacgtcactgatgcctgctggggctgacttctgcccttagttcatctacacagggtgcctccagctgtttcaccactacaactcccagcttgccctgacatctattggctgtcagggcatgctgggagttgtagtggggaaaaactggaggcaccctgtgttaaaaacaatacataGCCGCGGCGCAACCCGAACCCCGCTACCCCTCCCCTGAACCCCGCTACCCGAACACCCGCTACCcgaacacccccccaccccccagacaTACCAGGACAGTGCAGCGACGGGCAGGACAGCAGCGACGGGATGCcaggaggcggggccggcgtgcaaggccagggagcaggggagccaatgcgcgcaccgcagtgagtgaattccgactcattgccaggctgcaatgagtcgaaattcactagtgacgccactgccgaatgcattcggccactaggagggcgacaccTAGTGGCTGAATTTAAaattgattttaaactgttttaaaatcactttttttttaattaaagtatattagggaTATGTTGTagcacttaagtactacaacatatcaatatttttatttcatgacagtgcccatttaagctgttTTTACATCTGCACTAGAGGTTACCATAGAAGTctctgcaaaaaaattaaaaacgcatTCTGTAATCAATGCAAGCAGCGCTATTTTGTCTGTTGGTGTCCGTATGGAAATTTGATGGACACATTGGACGCTGATGGTGTACGTCATGTGACGGATCTGGTGTGAAGAAAGCCTTACACAATAGTAACACTTGATAttctaatacagtgatccctcaacttacaatggcctcaacatagaatagtttcaacatacaatggtcttttctggaccattgtaagttgaaaccagactcaacatacaatgctatagacaatccagatctgtgaaatgtgtcaatggccggatgATCTGACCaataaaatgggcattcactggtaaaacccctgtattactgaagcgtatgcactgactggtttctggtagcgccccctacagtacagggtggtattacatgttctgtacactttacctgcaccagggttacctgctcctttggacaccaggtaaggacgactccatgttacttttttaagacattgcatgttctgtacaggaccctgaagaagctccggtcccctacatagaccagtgtttcccaagcagggtgcccccagctgttgcaaaactacaactcccagcatgcccggacagcctttggctgtccgggcatgctgggagttgtagtttttcaacagctggaggctccctgcttggaaaacacagacatagacagtgatttacagctcccagcagatctttcttatgtttatatgtaaggacttgctttatctatattagttatctactaattttttctttaattctaacttttttttcctatttttggatgacattttggggctttagaacaaattaccaggtttccatagagttctggtctcaacatgcaatggtttcaacttacaaagctcatcccagaaccaattaatattgtaacttgagggaccactgtactttgtaacatatatgtacatatgtacTGTATAGAACAAATATAAAACATAACATAAAATACTAAATATCTTCAGAGGAAAACACAGCCAGGACAGCAACAGAAACAGCAGGTAAAACATCCGGAAGGCTTTGTGGCAGAGTAAGAAGTGATAAACTGTACAAGTGCACCCCCTGGAGGCAGATTAGGGGTACAGCTTACAATATCTGCACACAGTTCATGCATGGTAAAGTATACACTAAATCTATAGTTTTTGTTATTTCTACAGTATTACTATTTAGACATGGTATAGTGAGTGATGATATTTagtcaccatgggggagatttatcaaaaccagtgcagagaaaaagctgaccagttgcccatagcaaccaatcatatttcttctttcatttttaacaaggcctctgcaaaatgaaagaagcgatctgattggttgctatgggcaactcagcaacttttcctctgcacaggttttgataaatctccccccatatggtggtattatttcagcactgtaTGGATGTTTTACAATGCATAAAATAGTTTGGTGCCATACTGTGCATATTGGTACGCCCTGTATGGCTGTTATTTAAGTGTAATGGTGGCCATAGAAATCAGATAAATGTTGGACAACTATAGTGTATATGGGACGTAATTTGCCAATAACAGGAGAGAGCAGTCCGGGATATTGGATATCAAAGTGTCTGATTCTTTTGTTCGCAAATCAGCCGTCCTCTCCTGGTGTCCAAAGAACCCACAGGGGTCTTACCAATAAAATGCCCACTCTGTGGTGACGAAATCTTCAGGGTGGTACTGTATTTTGAAATTCACTGCTATTTCTCTGTTCCGATGTCTTTGCCCAGTGATAAGCAGGTTGCTTGGCTGCAGATGACTGATCTTAGTAAAATTGTCTTCACTACCGTAtatacccgaatataagccgaggcccctaatttcaccccaaaaatcaaggaaaagttattgactcgactataagcctagggtgc containing:
- the LOC130358044 gene encoding Ig-like V-type domain-containing protein FAM187A — protein: MMLRYCPLLAFVAAIFLLYFIPASSSTTIAKDDDILSSTKCPAYLLFETAAYLSDVTIELPCQCKPEETKYVVWYYQKKSGDKPMVLTDFKGTVQLDVENVRDAYDTSLKFTIRMFNLIVHKAQIENSGNYLCGTQDGHFFYGYNVDIQDSKDALVSFVEKDGKPQPHLKNKYFVAFTTFSDWTVCDRCDVRGEQRSIGLCYVNSSYLNPRFHANKNDVSSCGSEAVPLKFKKLLSKRRPEIMIRSCMTKCHVRKKGVMGMLSTLMHTIGKLKDYIPWISKVPMEIHTQTMGSRMSISCPGVRPEHAVAWDKDNERLYLTENLIGAKKSMRVFIDHGGHLNFRSIQYSDAGTYYCWLQGKLTAGFKLSVQRDPLKKRKFSDPDAIFVMKNILISIPVLIIIFLVVHCAKFFCCCT